A DNA window from Pseudorasbora parva isolate DD20220531a chromosome 5, ASM2467924v1, whole genome shotgun sequence contains the following coding sequences:
- the tbc1d4 gene encoding TBC1 domain family member 4 isoform X3, which produces MNKPSASMHNVEHMDGRELLPLSPRALNQDQDPQAGPLSTEQGFGGEKGRRSPADYRALWKKAIHQQILLIRMEKENQRLEASRDELHIRKMKLDYQEVCQCSKELQALWDRKLSSPCRTKVQWDKEEIHSAVCQGVPKGRRGEAWLLLSQQYRLRHRLPQRQQPPETSYQDLLKQLTAQQHAILVDLGRTFPTHQYFSAQLGAGQLSLYNLLKAYSLLDTEVGYCQGISFVAGLLLLHMSEEQAFDTLKFLMYDLGIRRQYCPDMISLQIQMYQLSRLLHDYHRNLYNHLEEHEICPSLYAAPWFLTLFASQFPLGFVARIFDLLFVQGTEVIFKVALCLLSSHEGEILECDGFESIVDYLKSTIPTLTQSQMEETITKAVEMDISKQLHAYEVEYHVLQDELSDAPPPSEESDRLDKLEKSNAQLKKQNMDLLEKLQAARLKIQTLESSVESFLSRESKMKHLIRSLEQEKASYQKTIERMRSSLPSDALADVEMTQLKSSNNGKAKAACKKP; this is translated from the exons ATGAACAAACCCTCTGCTTCTATGCATAACGTGG AGCACATGGATGGCCGGGAGCTGTTGCCACTTTCTCCCCGGGCTTTGAACCAGGATCAAGACCCTCAGGCTGGCCCCTTGTCCACAGAGCAGGGCTTTGGTGGAGAGAAGGGCCGGCGCAGCCCAGCTGACTACAGGGCCCTGTGGAAGAAAGCCATTCACCAACAGATTTTACTAATCCGCATGGAGAAAGAGAACCAGCGCCTGGAGG CCAGTCGTGATGAATTGCACATTCGTAAAATGAAGCTGGACTACCAGGAAGTGTGTCAGTGCTCCAAAGAGTTGCAGGCCCTGTGGGACAGGAAGTTGAGCAGCCCCTGCCGCACTAAAGTACAGTGGGACAAAGAAGAGATCCACAGTGCCGTCTGCCAGG GTGTCCCTAAAGGTCGGCGGGGTGAGGCGTGGCTCCTTCTCTCCCAGCAGTATCGTCTGCGTCACCGTTTGCCACAGCGGCAGCAGCCCCCTGAAACTTCTTATCAGGATCTCCTcaagcagctcacagcacagcAACACGCCATCCTGGTCGACCTCG GCCGGACATTCCCAACACACCAGTATTTCAGTGCTCAGCTTGGAGCTGGACAGCTGTCTCTGTACAATCTCCTGAAGGCCTACTCCCTGCTGGACACGGAGGTGGGCTACTGCCAGGGCATCAGTTTTGTGGCCGGTTTGCTACTGTTGCATATGAGTGAAGAACAGGCTTTCGACACCCTGAAGTTCCTCATGTACGATCTGGGCATTCGCCGGCAGTACTGCCCCGACATGATCTCCCTGCAG ATCCAGATGTACCAGCTGTCCCGCCTGCTGCACGACTATCACCGTAACCTCTACAATCACCTGGAGGAGCATGAGATCTGCCCCAGCCTGTACGCCGCGCCCTGGTTCCTCACTCTCTTCGCCTCTCAGTTCCCGCTCGGCTTTGTTGCCCGTATATTTG ACCTCCTGTTTGTCCAAGGCACAGAGGTGATTTTTAAGGTGGCCCTGTGTTTGCTGAGCAGCCACGAGGGAGAGATACTGGAGTGTGACGGCTTTGAAAGTATCGTGGACTACCTTAAATCCACCATCCCCACCCTCACTCAAAGCCAAATGGAAGAGACGATAACCAAg GCGGTTGAGATGGACATCTCCAAGCAGCTGCATGCGTATGAAGTGGAGTACCATGTCCTGCAGGATGAGCTGTCAGATGCTCCTCCACCATCAGAGGAGTCTGATAGGCTGGATAAACTGGAGAAATCCAATGCCCAGCTCAAGAAACAGAACATGGACTTGCTAGAGAAACTGCAG GCGGCTCGTTTGAAGATTCAGACATTGGAGAGCAGCGTAGAGAGCTTCCTGTCACGAGAGAGCAAGATGAAGCACCTGATCCGTTCTCTGGAACAGGAGAAAGCTTCCTACCAGAAGACCATTGAGCGCATGCGTAGCAGTTTGCCATCAGATGCCCTGGCTGATGTGGAAATGACACAACTCAAGTCCAGCAATAATGGGAAAGCCAAAGCTGCCTGTAAAAAGCCTTGA
- the tbc1d4 gene encoding TBC1 domain family member 4 isoform X4 yields the protein MKLDYQEVCQCSKELQALWDRKLSSPCRTKVQWDKEEIHSAVCQGVPKGRRGEAWLLLSQQYRLRHRLPQRQQPPETSYQDLLKQLTAQQHAILVDLGRTFPTHQYFSAQLGAGQLSLYNLLKAYSLLDTEVGYCQGISFVAGLLLLHMSEEQAFDTLKFLMYDLGIRRQYCPDMISLQIQMYQLSRLLHDYHRNLYNHLEEHEICPSLYAAPWFLTLFASQFPLGFVARIFDLLFVQGTEVIFKVALCLLSSHEGEILECDGFESIVDYLKSTIPTLTQSQMEETITKAVEMDISKQLHAYEVEYHVLQDELSDAPPPSEESDRLDKLEKSNAQLKKQNMDLLEKLQAARLKIQTLESSVESFLSRESKMKHLIRSLEQEKASYQKTIERMRSSLPSDALADVEMTQLKSSNNGKAKAACKKP from the exons ATGAAGCTGGACTACCAGGAAGTGTGTCAGTGCTCCAAAGAGTTGCAGGCCCTGTGGGACAGGAAGTTGAGCAGCCCCTGCCGCACTAAAGTACAGTGGGACAAAGAAGAGATCCACAGTGCCGTCTGCCAGG GTGTCCCTAAAGGTCGGCGGGGTGAGGCGTGGCTCCTTCTCTCCCAGCAGTATCGTCTGCGTCACCGTTTGCCACAGCGGCAGCAGCCCCCTGAAACTTCTTATCAGGATCTCCTcaagcagctcacagcacagcAACACGCCATCCTGGTCGACCTCG GCCGGACATTCCCAACACACCAGTATTTCAGTGCTCAGCTTGGAGCTGGACAGCTGTCTCTGTACAATCTCCTGAAGGCCTACTCCCTGCTGGACACGGAGGTGGGCTACTGCCAGGGCATCAGTTTTGTGGCCGGTTTGCTACTGTTGCATATGAGTGAAGAACAGGCTTTCGACACCCTGAAGTTCCTCATGTACGATCTGGGCATTCGCCGGCAGTACTGCCCCGACATGATCTCCCTGCAG ATCCAGATGTACCAGCTGTCCCGCCTGCTGCACGACTATCACCGTAACCTCTACAATCACCTGGAGGAGCATGAGATCTGCCCCAGCCTGTACGCCGCGCCCTGGTTCCTCACTCTCTTCGCCTCTCAGTTCCCGCTCGGCTTTGTTGCCCGTATATTTG ACCTCCTGTTTGTCCAAGGCACAGAGGTGATTTTTAAGGTGGCCCTGTGTTTGCTGAGCAGCCACGAGGGAGAGATACTGGAGTGTGACGGCTTTGAAAGTATCGTGGACTACCTTAAATCCACCATCCCCACCCTCACTCAAAGCCAAATGGAAGAGACGATAACCAAg GCGGTTGAGATGGACATCTCCAAGCAGCTGCATGCGTATGAAGTGGAGTACCATGTCCTGCAGGATGAGCTGTCAGATGCTCCTCCACCATCAGAGGAGTCTGATAGGCTGGATAAACTGGAGAAATCCAATGCCCAGCTCAAGAAACAGAACATGGACTTGCTAGAGAAACTGCAG GCGGCTCGTTTGAAGATTCAGACATTGGAGAGCAGCGTAGAGAGCTTCCTGTCACGAGAGAGCAAGATGAAGCACCTGATCCGTTCTCTGGAACAGGAGAAAGCTTCCTACCAGAAGACCATTGAGCGCATGCGTAGCAGTTTGCCATCAGATGCCCTGGCTGATGTGGAAATGACACAACTCAAGTCCAGCAATAATGGGAAAGCCAAAGCTGCCTGTAAAAAGCCTTGA